Proteins found in one Odocoileus virginianus isolate 20LAN1187 ecotype Illinois chromosome 10, Ovbor_1.2, whole genome shotgun sequence genomic segment:
- the LOC139029573 gene encoding olfactory receptor 4B1-like — MARTNNVTELIIAGLFQDAEVQRACFVVFLPVYLATVVGNGLIVLTVRVRKSLRAPMYFFLSHLSLVEISYSSTVVPKFITDLLSEIKTISLEGCVAQIFFFHLFGVAEIFLLTVMAYDRYVAICKPLHYTTVVSRPVCHRLLAASWLGGFLHSMVQIVITLQLPFCGPNVIDHYFCDLHPLFKLACTDTSVEGVVVLANSGLFSIFSFLLLVSSYVVILLSLRNHSAEGRRKALSTCASHLTVVTLFFGPAIFLYMRPASTFTEDKLVAVFYTVVTPMLNPIIYTLRNAEMKVALKSLWGRKVNSGLQ; from the coding sequence ATGGCGAGGACCAATAACGTGACTGAGTTAATTATCGCCGGTCTTTTCCAGGACGCAGAGGTGCAGAGAGCGTGCTTTGTGGTGTTTCTGCCCGTGTACTTGGCCACGGTGGTGGGCAACGGCCTCATCGTCCTGACGGTGAGAGTCAGGAAGAGCCTGCGtgcccccatgtacttcttccttagCCACCTGTCGCTGGTGGAGATCAGCTACTCCTCCACTGTTGTCCCCAAATTCATCACAGACTTACTTTCCGAGATTAAGACCATCTCCCTGGAGGGCTGTGTGGCTCAGATATTCTTCTTTCACTTGTTTGGAGTTGCTGAGATCTTCCTGCTCAcggtgatggcctatgaccgctacgtggccatctgcaagcccttGCACTACACAACCGTCGTGAGCCGGCCTGTGTGCCACCGTCTGCTGGCTGCTTCCTGGCTGGGGGGCTTTCTTCACTCCATGGTTCAGATCGTTATCACTCTCCAGTTACCCTTCTGCGGTCCCAACGTGATTGACCACTACTTCTGTGACCTCCATCCCTTGTTCAAGCTTGCCTGCACTGACACCTCTGTGGAGGGGGTCGTTGTGTTGGCCAACAGTGGATtattctccatcttttctttcctcctcttggtGTCCTCATACGTTGTCATCCTGCTCAGCTTGAGGAACCATTCAGCAGAGGGCAGACGCAAAGCCCTCTCCACCTGCGCCTCTCACCTCACAGTGGTCACCTTGTTCTTTGGACCCGCCATCTTCCTCTACATGCGGCCTGCCTCCACCTTCACTGAGGACAAGCTGGTGGCCGTGTTCTACACGGTGGTcacccccatgctgaaccccatCATCTACACACTCAGAAATGCAGAGATGAAAGTTGCGTTGAAGAGCTTGTGGGGCAGGAAAGTAAACTCAGGGttgcaataa